The Cyanobacterium sp. T60_A2020_053 genome segment CGGCTTGTTATGTTGAGAACCCTTACCATCGCATGAAATGGCAGTATAAGGAGATTTATAAGTGCGATCGGCATCAATTAAAACTTTTATCAGAATGCCCCCATTGTGGTGCTAGGTTTAAGATTCCTAGTCTATGGGTAAATGGTTGGTGTCACAGGTGTTTTACTCATTTTGGGGAGATGTAAATAAATAACTAGCCAGAAGAGTTTCTGGCAAATTTTGCAAGAATACTTTGACTAGGGTGAGCGGAAAGACTTACTAATTTATTAACTAAAGCGACAGGGAATAAAGCGGAATCATACATATCACAATGTAATTTTTCTACATTATTAAGTATTATTTGTAAATTAGGTAAATCGTTAATAGTTGGATTTTTCTTAAGTTCTCTGACGGGAACTGCAACAACATACATTTGTCCATTTCTCGTTTTAAAAATTACTTTATGTCCATAATAGCTAGTATTAGCATAAAGATGATCAGAGTCACTTGTCCTTGGTGAAATGTAACGGTAAATATAATCATCGCTTGGAATTAACACTTTTCCACGTTCTAATTTGTTTTGTATATCTTGAGCATGATCAACAAAAGCCCCACTTTTTTCCAATCCCGTTAACAAAATATTATGTTCATCTAAAAGCCAATTTACTAAATCTTGCATTGGATCATGAAGTCTAGCAGGTTGCCCAAAAAAGCCAGTTGAACCATCTTTAATAAATAAAACTTTTTTTAGCATTTCTGGCTTTTTATTACACAGTATTCTAATAATATGTATGATGATTAAATGTTCAATTACATTAACTAAATAACCTAAAATTCCTCCTGCACCTGTTTCTTCGTCAATAACTTCATGAAGTCTAAATATATCAGTTAAGTAAATTTTTCCACCAGTTTCAGGACAGTTAAAAGTATAATCTCGATTCATTTGTTCTTCTAATAAACGAACTTGATTACGGTCTGAACTTAATGGATTAGTTGCTAAATTATAAGATTTCTCTTTTTCAGTTCTTTTTCCTTGTTTATATCTCCGAAAAACAAACCAAGCCAAAGTATCTATTAAACTTTTATCTTCATCTAAATTACTTTTTTTAAAAAACTCATAGATTGCCTTTAATACAGTTTCTTTTAAAGTATTAGTATCTTTAAAACATAGATTACGAGTAGGTAAAGCTAATTTTAAACGTTGAATATTTTTTAATTTAGCCATATCTTTAGGATCAATAAAAGCTGATGAGTCTATTTCAGCTAGATCATCTAATTTGAAAAATAATGCTCCAAACTGTAAAAAATGGATACTTTGAGAAGGAAAATCTTTATTTAAAACTACTTCCGTATAACCGCCATCCACAGCAATAATAGACTCGACAGGATTATTTTCTGATGGTTTAAAATCTTCAATTAATTGTTCCATAGAAACTTCATCAACTTGAGGACGTTGTTCTATTCTTTGCATTACTGCTTGAACTTCAGGGTCATTGATAATATGATGATGCGAAGCTTTACTGGCACTTTCAAAAGGACGACGGTTATTTTTACTTGTATATCCCATAGTTTTAAACCTTATTTATACTAAATTTAGTTTTCAGGAGGAAAGCGATCAATTTGAACAGGAATAACAAAAGAGTTGCTGTAAGTTTTCATACGAACAAAACCTTTATCTGTATCTTGACTAAAACGAATTAAACTTTCTGTAAAATCGCTAAAATCATAATATTTCCTCAATTCCTTAATTTCATCCTCATTGTTTAAATGAGAAATAAACCAGTTTTGAGTTGCTTTTAGAATATTACTACTAATAGAACTTACTTCTTGAGTAGCATAGATTAAACCAAGATTTAATTTAGCGCCTTCCTTAGCTAATCTATTGTAAATTTGGGATAAATCTTTATCATCTTTTTTAGGAAAAAGGTTATGTGCTTCTTCAAAGTAAAATTGAATAAAATTATTAGGACGGGTATCTACAAACCTTCTAATTGAATCTTGAAAAATTTTACGAGTTATTTTTTCAGTAAATAATTTTTGAATTTTCTCTTCTCCTAACGATAAATCAACTATAACAATTTTACCAGCCCTCAAATGCCATAAAATATCTTGGTCATAAGGAGTTTGTATAGTAGAAGTATGTTGATTCCGAATAGAGGTTAAGACTTTATAGCCATTATGAGAATAAATTTGTTTTCCTGTTTTAGTTTGACCAGTTAACATTGCCAATAAAGCTTTCAGATCATCATCTGCCCATTCTTTTAAATCTTCATCTGATAAATTTTGATTAGATTGTATATCTTCTTGTTGAGTCTTCTTTTTCTTTCCTAATTCTGGTGTATAGACTTTCCAAAAAGTTTCCCACCAAATTGATGCTTGTTCTAAAGAAAGTTCCAGTGTTCCAGTAGGTTTATTATTACCTTGGGGTTCTATTGGACTGTCAAGTTCTTGATTAACTGCTTCTCTAATTTCTTTATTGGAAGTAAACTTAACTTTGAAATTGCTGGGAGATGGAAATCCAGCACGATGAAGACAACAAAGATAAACAGCTATATGACGATCATAACGTTTAGCTTCAGAACTAAATCGCTCATCTTTATAATTATCTGGTTGGTTTAAATTAACAGCGATAAAACTATTAGTAAATCGACGGTTTTCGTTAGCGATATATTCTCTAATAAGTTCAAATCCTTCTTCTATTTCAGAATAAAAATTAACTTTTAGCTGTTTAAAGCCTTCTTTTTCAATTGTTGAATATCTAACTGTTTGTTCTTGATATAAATCAAAAATTGCCGTACCTTGATCTTGAAGATTAGGATTAGCATATTCTCCATTAATATCAAAAATAATTTGTCCAATCGGATACTTAGGATTATTATTTTCTGTTAACGGTTTAAGAACTTCTTCAGAAGTTTCTCTACTTTTATCTAGTTCAAGAGGTGCATTTTCACTCATCTCAACACAAGACTGAATAATTTTTTTAACTGTATTAGATTTTCCAGTTCTCGTCATACCAAAAAGAGCCGTTCTTTTTCCTGCAAAATCAGGAGCTTGAACATATACAGTGACTTCTTCTTCTTGTTGCTGAAAACGGCGACTAGAACTGTAGCGAACTTTTCCAATTTTTATATCTCCAGAACCTCCTGGTGTTCCATTTTCTCTGTAATTAACAATACCCTTTAAAATTTCTGCTGAAGGTTTGATAACTGAGTAATTATGAGCACTATAAAAATTTTCTAAATCAGCACCAAAACGAGTTTTTCCATTGTCATCAATGTAAAAAGAACCTAATATCGAACATTCTAGCCCACTAAAAGAAAACTCATAACGAGTAAAAGTATCTAGCTGAGTTTTTTTAGTTTCTCCCGTTTGAATATCATCTTTGTAGTATTCAACCATGCTACTAACAACCTGTTGATCTGTTGGTAATCTTGTTGGTTGAATAACTCTTAGTAATACTGCTTCACGGTCATTTTTTTTATCAAGTTCATTATCATAATAAGCTAATAAAAAACATCCTTGGGGTATTCCTTTGGCTTTTTGTTTCCAAGCATCAGCTATTAAAATTTCAGCTTTTGTGTAACTGAGTCGGAAAGGACGACCAACAAATATACCTGTTTCCCAGTCATCGGTTGAATTATTGCGTTTAAAAAGATTAATCTTAATTAAGTCATCAGTAATTCCCATTTTTGCAAATCTCCACAATTTTATTTAGATGTTTGTGTTGTTTTTAAAGCAGGATCTTCAAAACGAATTTTTGACTGCTCAACATATTTTTTTTCTGCATCGATCGCTAGCCATTTGCGATCTAATCTAGCAGCTGCATATCCAGTTGTATTACTTCCAGCAAAGGGATCTAAAACCCAATCACCGGGGTCAGTTAAAAACTCGATAAAAAAAGCTGGTAATCCCATTGGCATTCGTGCTGGATGAGGAGTAATGTTTCTTTCTTTACAGGTTTTTGCAAAAAAATCTCTGGAGTTACTATTTGAAAACGAAAAAGCATTTGGTAAACGTACTTTACGATTAGAATCCATTGCTTCCAATTCCATTAGATTATGAGCAATTGAGCCACCACAATCTTTTAAAAAACTTGTTTCGCCAATTTTATGTTCAGAAGGTCTTTTTCCTGAATTATAGTTCCCTGTTTTCAACAGATATTTCATACGATCACTATAAGGACGCAAAACCTTTGAATTATCTGCTTTCGGTTTATCCGTTTTAGCCATCCACCATAGACGAGTATAACTATCAACGGTTCTAATCCGTTCAACCGTTACCCAATTAGCTGGAGACGGTAAGCGAGAAGGGTTATAACAGACAAATTCTTGAATAAGACGCAAATTAGCATCAGGATAAGAAACGAAACTCATTAAAGATTGTAATGGCAACAAAGATTGAACTGGGCGTTGTGATTCCCAACTGTTACCTAATTCAATAACTATAGAACCATCTTCTGTCAACATTTCTGAAAAAAGTGGAGCTAAATCACTAAACCATTGCAAATATTCATTACCAAGCATATTGCCATAGCTTTTTTTACTATTCAATGGAAAAGGAGGAGATGTAAAAATCAACTGTATTTTTCCTTTTAATTTTCCGAAGGATTTACTATTTAGGACGGTTTCCGCTTTTCCAAGGTAATAACGTCCAGTTTTTTTCTTTTGAACAATTGTCACAAAGTTTTAATTTTAAAATATTATCTAACATATCCTATACATTCTATTCTAATAAAGGTAGTATTCTTGAATATTTTGATGAATCTGATCAATCCACAAAGGAACGATCGCCCTGCCCTCCTCAAAAAGTGCGATCGCACTTTCTCGTTCATAAGACAATAAATTAACATTACCATCACTAGCAACCACCATAAAACGCTTTTGAAAACCCTTCTTAGTAAAATCAGGTTCTTTTTGTCTCAAATCATTGAGGATTTTTTGTGCCATCTCCAGATTTAGACCCACAGAAAGGAGATATACCATTACCGATACTTCCACCAACTCTACAAAAGAATAATAAATCGTCTTTCCTGTACCCGAAGCATTAATAAAAGGCACGACAACCTCCTTATCCCTCCAATACTGCAATTGTCGGAGGGAACACCCCGTAATCCTTGATATATCTTTGCTACTAAAAAATACTTCCTGTTTCATAGCAACAATTATAAAATGATTTGTTTTTATACAAATATGTTTTATTAAACAGCAATGTTAAATTATGAGTCAAATTACTATTCAATGTCGTTTGGTTGCTTCTACTGATACCCGCCAATTTCTCTGGATGTTGATGAGTCAAAAAAACACCCCTTTAATTAACGAAATCCTCATGAAGATAGCAGAACATCCTGATTTTTCCGTTTGGAAAGAGACGGGGAAGCTACCAAAAAATTTTCTAGCACAACAAATTGCCAAACTCAAAAAAGATCCTCGTTTTCAAGGGCAACCATCTCGTTTCTATGCCTCTGTTTATAAAATGATTGACTATGTTTATAAGTCTTGGTTCAAAATACGAGGTAAAAATAAATTGAGACTTCAGGGCAATACTCGTTGGTTAGAGATGTTAAAGCCAGATAGCGAAATTCTCCAATATTTTGATGATTCATTGGAAAAGTTACAAAATCAAGCCAGAAAAATTCTTGATGAGATTGATAGTAACCTGACTCAAAAGCGTATTATTGATCATTTATTTCAGAAATATGAGCAAGTAAAAGACCCTAATATTCAGGGTGCGATCGTTTATCTAATTAAAAATGGTGCTAGTATCCCAGAGAATAAAGTAGAAACCGAAAAGAAATACGAGAAACTCAAAAGAAAAGCAGAGATTCAAGTTAATAAATTAAAAAAACAAGTAGAAATTTCTGTTCCTAGTGGCAGAGAATTAGATGATCAAAAGTGGTTAGACACTCTCATTCTTGCTTCTACTACTATGCCACTTAATCAAACTCAGTGCGATCAGTGGTTTTCTGTCCTTAAACAAAATCCTCCTTCTGTTCCCTATCCCATTATTTATCAAACTAATGAGGATTTAAGATGGAGCATAAACGAGAAAAATCGTCTATGTGTCCAATTTAGTGGTTTGGGGGGTCATATTTTCAAAATCTATTGTGATTCTCGTCAACTTAGTTATTTTAGACGTTTCTACGAAGATCAAGAGTTAAAGAAAAGTAACAAAGATAAGTTTTCTAGTGGATTATTTACTTTAAGATCTATTCTAATTCTATGGAAAGAAGATAAGACGAGTAAAAGTAAAGATGAGCCGTGGCACACAAATAGGTTATATCTTCACTGTACCCTAGAAACCGATTGTTGGACTACCGAAGGAACACAGATAATAGCCCACAAAAAGCAAGAAGAAACCCTTAAAATCATTAATGGAATGAAGAAAAAAGATGATTTAACAGACACGCAAAAATCCTTTCTTAAACGTAAACAGAGCACCGTAAATCTACTCAATAATATTTATCCTCGCCCTAGCAAACCTATTTATCAAGGTAATCCAGACCTCTATTTGGGAGTAGCTATGGGTTTACAAGATCCTGTTACCATTGCTTTAGTGGATGTTAGTCAAGAAAAAGTTATCCTATATCGCAACATCAAACAATTATTAGGTGATAACTATCATCTACTTAGGAGGAGAAGGAATGAAAAACAGAAATTGAGCCACCAAAATCATAAGGCAAAGAAAAAGGC includes the following:
- a CDS encoding site-specific DNA-methyltransferase, translated to MTIVQKKKTGRYYLGKAETVLNSKSFGKLKGKIQLIFTSPPFPLNSKKSYGNMLGNEYLQWFSDLAPLFSEMLTEDGSIVIELGNSWESQRPVQSLLPLQSLMSFVSYPDANLRLIQEFVCYNPSRLPSPANWVTVERIRTVDSYTRLWWMAKTDKPKADNSKVLRPYSDRMKYLLKTGNYNSGKRPSEHKIGETSFLKDCGGSIAHNLMELEAMDSNRKVRLPNAFSFSNSNSRDFFAKTCKERNITPHPARMPMGLPAFFIEFLTDPGDWVLDPFAGSNTTGYAAARLDRKWLAIDAEKKYVEQSKIRFEDPALKTTQTSK
- a CDS encoding DUF87 domain-containing protein, which produces MGITDDLIKINLFKRNNSTDDWETGIFVGRPFRLSYTKAEILIADAWKQKAKGIPQGCFLLAYYDNELDKKNDREAVLLRVIQPTRLPTDQQVVSSMVEYYKDDIQTGETKKTQLDTFTRYEFSFSGLECSILGSFYIDDNGKTRFGADLENFYSAHNYSVIKPSAEILKGIVNYRENGTPGGSGDIKIGKVRYSSSRRFQQQEEEVTVYVQAPDFAGKRTALFGMTRTGKSNTVKKIIQSCVEMSENAPLELDKSRETSEEVLKPLTENNNPKYPIGQIIFDINGEYANPNLQDQGTAIFDLYQEQTVRYSTIEKEGFKQLKVNFYSEIEEGFELIREYIANENRRFTNSFIAVNLNQPDNYKDERFSSEAKRYDRHIAVYLCCLHRAGFPSPSNFKVKFTSNKEIREAVNQELDSPIEPQGNNKPTGTLELSLEQASIWWETFWKVYTPELGKKKKTQQEDIQSNQNLSDEDLKEWADDDLKALLAMLTGQTKTGKQIYSHNGYKVLTSIRNQHTSTIQTPYDQDILWHLRAGKIVIVDLSLGEEKIQKLFTEKITRKIFQDSIRRFVDTRPNNFIQFYFEEAHNLFPKKDDKDLSQIYNRLAKEGAKLNLGLIYATQEVSSISSNILKATQNWFISHLNNEDEIKELRKYYDFSDFTESLIRFSQDTDKGFVRMKTYSNSFVIPVQIDRFPPEN
- a CDS encoding DNA double-strand break repair nuclease NurA, with amino-acid sequence MGYTSKNNRRPFESASKASHHHIINDPEVQAVMQRIEQRPQVDEVSMEQLIEDFKPSENNPVESIIAVDGGYTEVVLNKDFPSQSIHFLQFGALFFKLDDLAEIDSSAFIDPKDMAKLKNIQRLKLALPTRNLCFKDTNTLKETVLKAIYEFFKKSNLDEDKSLIDTLAWFVFRRYKQGKRTEKEKSYNLATNPLSSDRNQVRLLEEQMNRDYTFNCPETGGKIYLTDIFRLHEVIDEETGAGGILGYLVNVIEHLIIIHIIRILCNKKPEMLKKVLFIKDGSTGFFGQPARLHDPMQDLVNWLLDEHNILLTGLEKSGAFVDHAQDIQNKLERGKVLIPSDDYIYRYISPRTSDSDHLYANTSYYGHKVIFKTRNGQMYVVAVPVRELKKNPTINDLPNLQIILNNVEKLHCDMYDSALFPVALVNKLVSLSAHPSQSILAKFARNSSG
- a CDS encoding MerR family transcriptional regulator, with protein sequence MKQEVFFSSKDISRITGCSLRQLQYWRDKEVVVPFINASGTGKTIYYSFVELVEVSVMVYLLSVGLNLEMAQKILNDLRQKEPDFTKKGFQKRFMVVASDGNVNLLSYERESAIALFEEGRAIVPLWIDQIHQNIQEYYLY